Proteins from a single region of Lysinibacillus sp. JNUCC-52:
- a CDS encoding amino acid ABC transporter ATP-binding protein: protein MIQVNNLKKSFGSLQVLKGVDLQIQQGDVVVLIGASGSGKSTLLRCLNFLELYDEGHICIEGQAIHATKTDLNKVRAEVGMVFQHFNLFPHRTVLENIIEAPIFVKKQSKETATAYAYDLLEKVGLRDKATMYPDSLSGGQKQRVAIARALAMEPKVMLFDEPTSALDPELVGEVLQVMKQLANDGMTMVIVTHEMGFAREVGNHIVFLEGGQILEEGHPDTFFDNPKNERTKQFLNRILHMGGNKHEAIQA, encoded by the coding sequence ATGATTCAAGTCAACAATTTAAAAAAATCCTTTGGCTCTTTACAAGTTTTAAAAGGAGTAGATTTACAAATACAGCAAGGGGATGTTGTTGTATTAATTGGCGCGAGTGGTTCAGGAAAAAGCACTCTGTTACGTTGTTTAAATTTCTTAGAGTTATATGACGAAGGCCATATCTGTATAGAAGGACAAGCCATACATGCGACTAAAACGGATTTAAATAAAGTTCGAGCTGAGGTAGGTATGGTGTTCCAGCATTTTAATCTTTTCCCTCATCGGACAGTTCTTGAAAACATCATCGAAGCACCCATCTTTGTAAAAAAGCAGTCAAAAGAAACAGCAACTGCTTATGCATATGATTTACTTGAAAAAGTAGGGTTACGAGATAAAGCGACAATGTACCCTGATAGTTTATCGGGCGGTCAAAAGCAGCGAGTAGCTATTGCACGTGCATTGGCGATGGAGCCAAAAGTGATGTTATTTGATGAACCAACCTCTGCATTAGATCCAGAGTTAGTTGGGGAAGTATTACAAGTTATGAAGCAACTTGCTAATGACGGCATGACGATGGTTATTGTGACGCATGAAATGGGCTTTGCGCGTGAAGTTGGAAATCATATCGTCTTTTTAGAAGGTGGACAAATTTTAGAAGAAGGTCATCCTGACACTTTCTTCGATAACCCAAAAAATGAACGAACAAAACAATTTTTAAACAGAATTTTACACATGGGGGGTAATAAACATGAAGCAATTCAAGCTTAA
- a CDS encoding DUF1572 family protein, producing the protein MSMGETYLHVVLERFKSVKADGDKTIAQLDIEQLHWAFNEESNSIAVIVKHVSGNMISRWTDFLLTDGEKTTRNRDDEFIDSIDTKKELIAIWEKGWQVFLNALQSLTTEDLLANVTIRGQQHTVIDAIERQMAHYASHVGQIVYVGKQIKGNEWNTLSIPRGQSQAFTEAMIKKG; encoded by the coding sequence ATGAGCATGGGTGAAACATATTTACACGTTGTTCTAGAGAGATTTAAATCTGTTAAGGCGGATGGTGATAAAACAATTGCACAATTAGACATTGAGCAATTGCATTGGGCTTTCAATGAGGAGTCAAATAGTATTGCGGTCATTGTCAAACATGTTAGTGGAAACATGATTTCAAGATGGACTGACTTTTTATTAACTGATGGCGAGAAAACGACAAGGAATCGTGATGATGAATTTATTGATAGCATTGATACTAAAAAAGAGTTAATAGCGATTTGGGAAAAGGGCTGGCAAGTATTTTTGAATGCTTTACAGAGTTTAACAACAGAAGATTTGTTGGCCAACGTCACAATAAGAGGACAGCAGCATACAGTGATAGATGCTATTGAAAGACAGATGGCACATTATGCTTCGCATGTCGGACAAATTGTCTACGTAGGTAAGCAAATAAAAGGAAATGAGTGGAATACATTGAGTATTCCAAGAGGGCAATCGCAGGCATTCACAGAAGCAATGATAAAAAAGGGATAG
- a CDS encoding sigma-54 interaction domain-containing protein, whose amino-acid sequence MDKLALFQDEKNQFFLDIMNTIKDGIWVLDKNGTVIWVNDAAKRGLFDVDEVDLINQSVFDMEKRGLFSPSIARLVLKNKQFVNTVQVIKNNQKLLVSGDYITDENGEIEFIVTHARTLSEAFNMNMELEKAEDLLQRYKNQIREMIRHQNKEQELESFVGKSKAFHTALEWLEKVADVDTTVLITGETGVGKSAFAQKMHQLSNRSDKPFVHLNCGAIPESLIESELFGYKKGAFTGANNNGKIGLIAAAENGILFLDEISELPLQIQSKLLLFLQNKTYTPIGDTQVHQADVRVIAGSNANLLEMTKAGQFRADLYYRLNILPLTIPPLRERREDIVPLLDFFLKKYNNKYQKDRNLSGKLTNILYNYDWPGNIRELENLLERLVITAPNQVMNEQDLPSDFRREETANLLDTLPEGQTLTEYLNHIEKEIIEKTYNQLQSTRKTAAKLGVTQAYIARRFKKYNLSVTETKNLTSAE is encoded by the coding sequence ATGGATAAATTAGCTCTTTTTCAAGATGAAAAGAATCAATTTTTTTTAGATATTATGAACACTATAAAGGACGGTATTTGGGTACTTGATAAAAATGGAACCGTTATTTGGGTAAATGATGCTGCGAAGCGGGGACTGTTTGATGTGGATGAAGTGGACTTAATCAATCAGAGTGTATTTGATATGGAAAAAAGGGGATTATTTTCACCTTCCATTGCCCGTCTAGTATTGAAGAATAAGCAGTTTGTCAACACAGTGCAAGTTATAAAGAACAACCAGAAACTACTAGTATCGGGGGATTATATTACTGACGAAAATGGTGAAATAGAATTTATTGTTACCCATGCTCGCACGTTAAGTGAAGCATTTAATATGAATATGGAATTGGAAAAGGCAGAAGATCTTTTACAACGTTATAAAAACCAAATTCGGGAAATGATCAGGCATCAAAATAAAGAGCAAGAGCTAGAATCATTTGTTGGAAAAAGTAAAGCTTTTCACACAGCTCTTGAATGGCTTGAGAAAGTGGCAGATGTGGATACGACTGTTTTAATTACAGGGGAAACTGGCGTAGGGAAGAGTGCTTTTGCCCAAAAAATGCATCAATTGAGTAACCGCAGCGATAAGCCTTTTGTACACTTGAATTGTGGTGCAATTCCTGAGTCTTTAATTGAATCAGAGCTTTTCGGCTATAAGAAAGGTGCATTTACAGGAGCCAATAATAACGGGAAAATAGGGCTAATCGCTGCAGCAGAAAATGGCATATTATTTCTTGACGAAATTAGTGAACTCCCATTGCAAATACAATCTAAATTACTTTTGTTCCTTCAAAATAAAACGTATACACCGATTGGTGATACACAAGTCCATCAAGCAGACGTTCGAGTGATTGCTGGCTCAAATGCTAATCTTTTAGAAATGACAAAAGCTGGACAATTTCGGGCTGATTTATATTACCGCTTAAATATTTTGCCATTAACAATCCCTCCTTTAAGGGAACGCAGGGAAGATATCGTCCCTCTTTTGGACTTCTTCCTGAAAAAATATAATAATAAATATCAAAAAGACCGTAATCTATCAGGTAAACTAACTAATATTTTATATAACTATGATTGGCCTGGAAATATTAGAGAATTAGAAAATCTATTGGAACGATTGGTCATAACAGCGCCTAATCAAGTAATGAATGAACAGGATCTTCCGAGTGACTTTCGTCGTGAAGAGACAGCTAATTTGCTGGATACATTACCTGAAGGTCAAACATTAACGGAATACCTTAATCATATTGAAAAAGAAATCATTGAAAAAACGTATAATCAACTTCAAAGTACAAGAAAAACAGCTGCTAAACTAGGCGTCACCCAAGCCTATATTGCAAGAAGGTTTAAAAAGTATAATTTAAGCGTGACAGAAACGAAAAACTTAACTAGTGCGGAATAA
- a CDS encoding NUDIX hydrolase produces the protein MRAEQIITKAICLFRNDDLILVAEGFDEVKGEFYYRPIGGKIEFGETSAEAIQREVREEIEANIQNLNYIGTIENIFTYNGDLGHEVVFVYDAEFVDKSFYANPSFFGKEDNGSTFKLLWKAISDFTNNKITLVPNGLLDLL, from the coding sequence ATGAGGGCTGAGCAAATTATAACAAAAGCTATTTGTCTATTTAGAAATGACGATTTAATACTTGTCGCCGAAGGTTTCGATGAAGTAAAAGGGGAATTTTATTATCGGCCAATTGGTGGAAAAATTGAATTTGGTGAGACAAGTGCGGAAGCAATACAAAGAGAAGTACGTGAAGAAATAGAGGCAAATATTCAGAATCTAAACTATATAGGAACAATTGAAAACATATTTACATATAACGGTGACCTTGGGCACGAAGTAGTATTTGTATATGATGCTGAATTTGTAGATAAGTCCTTTTATGCAAACCCTTCTTTTTTTGGAAAAGAAGATAATGGTTCAACGTTCAAATTGCTATGGAAGGCAATTAGTGATTTTACAAATAATAAAATAACTTTAGTGCCAAACGGATTACTCGATTTGCTTTGA
- a CDS encoding SCO family protein, translated as MKNKVIGLVLLLALVTVLSACGNVKFKADYSYEIQDFDHVNQRGENVSLESLKGKPWLGMYIFTNCNSVCPPMTFNMTQIQEKLMKKGIEDYNLVAFSVDPEVDTPEVLADYLARYTVPDESKWNLLTGYSQSYIEQFAVKSTKLLVKDDPNSDQVIHGIQFFLVDKDGILVKQYDGYAKDAADVPIDTIVGDLETYIDENL; from the coding sequence ATGAAAAATAAGGTAATAGGATTAGTGTTACTATTAGCGTTAGTTACAGTACTGAGTGCATGTGGAAATGTGAAGTTTAAAGCTGATTATAGTTATGAAATACAAGATTTTGACCATGTCAATCAGCGTGGAGAAAATGTGTCACTTGAAAGTTTAAAAGGCAAACCTTGGTTAGGCATGTATATTTTCACGAATTGTAATTCAGTTTGTCCACCAATGACGTTTAACATGACCCAAATACAAGAAAAGCTCATGAAAAAAGGAATAGAGGATTACAATCTTGTCGCTTTTTCAGTAGATCCTGAAGTTGATACACCTGAAGTGCTCGCTGACTATTTAGCAAGATATACAGTGCCTGACGAATCAAAATGGAATCTTCTTACGGGGTATTCTCAGTCATATATTGAGCAATTTGCCGTAAAATCCACAAAATTACTCGTAAAGGATGACCCAAATTCAGATCAAGTTATCCACGGTATCCAATTTTTCTTAGTCGATAAAGATGGTATCCTCGTAAAACAATATGACGGCTATGCGAAGGACGCAGCAGATGTACCAATCGATACTATCGTGGGCGATTTAGAAACATATATAGATGAAAACTTATAA
- a CDS encoding transporter substrate-binding domain-containing protein — translation MKQFKLKALLATLTLGVGLLVGCSSNEDSKKAASSGTEQEEFVYAMSGIYKPFNYKENGELVGFDVELGEALAEKMGMKPVPMTFPFESIIQGLLDDKFDAILGSMTVTEERLKVVSFTDTYYRSGSQLFVAENNTSIKSGADAEGKVIGAVPATNYETDALKLTAKENVITYPQGDVAALMDIKTGRLDAVVADNIFAQLAIDEAKIPVKAVGDLLAVNEQAIAVNKNNEELKEKLNIALAQLIADGTYAKISEKWFGFNLMDERVSK, via the coding sequence ATGAAGCAATTCAAGCTTAAAGCATTATTAGCAACCTTAACATTAGGGGTAGGACTTTTAGTTGGTTGTAGTTCAAATGAAGATTCAAAAAAAGCGGCATCGTCAGGCACTGAACAAGAGGAATTTGTTTATGCCATGAGTGGAATATATAAGCCATTTAATTATAAAGAGAATGGCGAGTTAGTTGGATTTGACGTAGAACTTGGAGAAGCTTTAGCTGAAAAAATGGGCATGAAACCTGTCCCGATGACTTTCCCATTCGAATCAATTATTCAAGGTCTACTAGATGATAAATTTGATGCGATTTTAGGCAGTATGACCGTCACGGAGGAGCGTTTAAAGGTTGTTAGCTTTACGGACACTTACTATCGTTCAGGCTCACAACTGTTTGTAGCTGAAAATAATACGAGCATTAAATCAGGAGCAGATGCAGAGGGCAAAGTAATTGGTGCCGTGCCCGCTACAAATTATGAAACGGATGCGTTAAAATTAACGGCCAAAGAAAATGTCATTACGTATCCACAAGGGGATGTGGCAGCATTGATGGATATTAAAACAGGTCGTTTAGATGCAGTTGTGGCAGATAATATTTTTGCGCAGCTTGCTATTGATGAAGCGAAAATACCAGTGAAAGCTGTTGGAGATTTATTAGCAGTGAATGAGCAAGCAATTGCTGTGAATAAAAACAATGAGGAATTAAAAGAAAAGCTAAATATAGCGTTAGCACAACTTATTGCGGATGGAACATATGCAAAAATCAGTGAAAAGTGGTTTGGTTTTAACTTAATGGACGAAAGAGTTAGTAAATGA
- a CDS encoding sensor histidine kinase encodes MTNHYIRTYFLKNLISLLIPMLIPLIVLGALSIFLIQQYVLQDIIDRNTDLLTQTKENIELIFYELDSLNSYIISSTNQFDNLQQLMDKPSLTHQDYTDLVTLKNFIDAPKEAREYIHSIYIYVKNDSGKYLSTTTTGLVELRNTLDFNWYHSFVTHLGYEETWAESRTIKRITNNQMDTPLNIITMYRTIPKNNGVLVLNIKADYLQQQLASLSTTVGRNLVIVDNKNNIIFNEQNYELGNRIIQRLTSNPNAFFDMTIDGKPYVISKMESSKYDWTFLSINPKTSLYQVPKKLLKLVLFLSAICIIGSVIYAFWITRKATVHMRKILAIFQSAEQGGVLPDISIPVNDVYSLITHKVLLNFTEQNTLKRKLAEKKYKEQTLELAALQSQLNPHFLFNTLETLNWRAISLTGKPNELNDMIDNLATILRYSLDDESSMVPIMEEIKYTKHYIDILKARHQNQFHVLWEYDDDIMPFKVKKLTIQPLIENAIEHGKHKKLLCHIKIKLTVQADSMILAVIDNGKGMERSQLQLVRERLQQNEQYSHIGLSNTHKRLLVAFGDHGGLTILSKKGWGTVVKMKIPLKI; translated from the coding sequence TTGACTAATCATTACATACGTACCTATTTTTTAAAAAATTTAATTAGCCTATTAATCCCAATGCTTATTCCACTTATTGTATTAGGCGCATTATCCATTTTTTTAATTCAACAATATGTATTACAGGATATTATTGATCGCAATACAGATCTTTTAACGCAAACAAAGGAAAATATCGAGCTTATCTTTTATGAGCTCGATTCGTTAAACAGCTATATTATTTCAAGTACAAATCAATTCGATAACTTGCAGCAGCTTATGGATAAGCCATCACTTACCCACCAGGACTATACGGACCTTGTCACATTAAAAAATTTTATTGATGCACCAAAAGAGGCTAGAGAATATATTCATTCGATATACATCTATGTAAAGAACGACTCTGGAAAGTATTTATCGACAACTACAACTGGTTTAGTCGAATTACGAAATACACTTGATTTTAATTGGTATCATAGCTTTGTAACGCATCTTGGCTATGAGGAAACTTGGGCTGAATCAAGAACTATTAAACGTATAACGAATAACCAAATGGATACACCTTTAAATATTATTACGATGTATCGCACTATCCCTAAAAATAATGGTGTGCTTGTCTTAAATATTAAAGCAGACTATTTGCAGCAACAGCTCGCATCACTATCAACAACAGTAGGACGCAATTTAGTCATTGTGGACAACAAAAATAATATTATTTTTAACGAACAAAATTATGAACTAGGCAACCGAATCATCCAAAGGCTGACATCTAATCCCAATGCATTTTTTGATATGACAATTGATGGAAAGCCATACGTCATCTCTAAAATGGAGTCATCAAAATATGACTGGACATTTTTATCGATCAATCCTAAAACGAGTCTTTACCAAGTGCCAAAGAAACTGTTAAAGCTTGTTTTATTTCTTTCAGCAATTTGCATCATCGGAAGTGTTATTTATGCCTTTTGGATAACGCGAAAAGCAACAGTCCATATGCGAAAGATATTAGCAATTTTTCAATCTGCTGAACAGGGCGGTGTATTACCTGACATTTCAATCCCTGTTAATGATGTGTATAGTCTCATTACACATAAAGTTTTACTCAATTTTACGGAGCAGAATACATTGAAACGAAAGCTAGCGGAGAAAAAATACAAGGAGCAAACGTTAGAGCTAGCCGCCCTCCAATCACAACTGAATCCGCATTTTTTATTTAATACTTTAGAAACATTAAATTGGCGTGCCATCTCATTAACGGGAAAACCAAATGAGTTAAATGATATGATTGATAATTTAGCGACAATTCTCCGCTACTCACTTGACGATGAATCAAGTATGGTCCCTATAATGGAGGAAATTAAATACACGAAGCACTATATTGATATTTTGAAAGCACGTCATCAAAATCAATTTCACGTTCTATGGGAATATGATGATGATATTATGCCATTCAAAGTGAAAAAGTTGACGATACAGCCATTAATTGAAAACGCCATTGAGCACGGGAAACATAAAAAGCTTCTTTGTCATATTAAAATTAAATTGACCGTTCAGGCTGATTCGATGATATTAGCCGTTATCGATAATGGAAAAGGGATGGAACGAAGTCAGCTACAATTAGTACGTGAGCGTCTTCAGCAAAATGAGCAATACAGTCATATTGGGTTAAGTAATACACATAAGCGCCTTCTTGTCGCCTTCGGAGATCATGGGGGACTTACTATTCTAAGTAAAAAAGGTTGGGGAACGGTCGTTAAGATGAAGATTCCATTGAAAATATAA
- a CDS encoding YvrJ family protein, whose amino-acid sequence MEQWLNMVSNIGFPILISFYLLHRVEVKLDAIHDVLVSIKER is encoded by the coding sequence ATGGAACAATGGCTGAATATGGTCTCCAATATTGGCTTTCCAATACTTATATCGTTTTATTTATTACATCGCGTTGAAGTAAAGCTGGATGCAATACATGATGTGCTTGTTTCGATTAAAGAAAGATGA
- a CDS encoding DUF2922 domain-containing protein has translation MAKVLELLFETETGKTASIAIDAPKPNVTPTEIQQVMQTIITNNVFGGQAGAFVRIKGARLIDRQVSEFELGMK, from the coding sequence TTGGCAAAAGTATTAGAGTTACTATTTGAAACAGAGACGGGGAAGACGGCGTCGATTGCAATTGATGCACCGAAACCAAATGTTACACCTACTGAAATTCAACAAGTAATGCAAACGATTATTACGAACAATGTATTTGGTGGACAAGCTGGTGCTTTTGTGAGGATAAAGGGAGCTCGGCTCATTGATCGTCAAGTTTCAGAATTTGAACTAGGCATGAAATAA
- a CDS encoding amino acid ABC transporter permease encodes MLEIFQSNYRMLFDALWVTLSVTVCSLVLGSIVGLIIAFFNMSKIKVLKYFAAVYLAIIRGTPMIVQIFILYFGISSFLTLPSFWAGVLALAVHNGAYISEIFRGAIQSIDLGQMEAARSLGMSQTLGMRRVILPQAMRRAIPPLGNQFIILLKESALVAYIGMSDLWSTTLAIAGANYRPLETYMVTGAFYLILVLAFTFIFNRMEKRLNLQTRH; translated from the coding sequence ATGTTAGAAATTTTTCAATCGAATTATAGAATGCTTTTTGATGCGCTATGGGTAACACTTTCAGTAACGGTTTGTTCATTAGTATTAGGTAGTATCGTCGGGTTAATTATCGCCTTTTTTAATATGTCTAAAATAAAAGTACTGAAATATTTTGCGGCAGTGTATTTAGCGATAATCCGTGGTACACCGATGATTGTTCAAATTTTTATATTATATTTTGGTATTTCTTCGTTCCTTACGCTGCCTTCCTTTTGGGCGGGTGTCTTGGCTTTAGCTGTCCATAACGGTGCGTATATTTCTGAAATTTTTCGAGGCGCAATTCAGTCAATCGATCTTGGTCAAATGGAAGCGGCTCGTTCATTGGGGATGTCTCAAACATTGGGGATGCGTCGAGTTATTTTACCTCAGGCTATGCGAAGAGCAATTCCGCCATTAGGCAATCAATTCATTATATTACTGAAGGAATCGGCACTAGTTGCTTATATTGGGATGTCGGATTTATGGAGTACGACATTAGCCATTGCAGGTGCAAACTATCGTCCATTAGAAACATATATGGTGACAGGTGCCTTCTATTTAATATTAGTTTTAGCATTTACGTTTATTTTCAATAGAATGGAGAAGCGTTTAAATTTACAGACGCGTCATTAA
- a CDS encoding DUF1659 domain-containing protein, with the protein MQKTNFLGATLRLKYMAGHNEKNEPKFAIKTYRNVNGTHTTEAFVAVAKAIASLSSQPLEGILKQETTELS; encoded by the coding sequence ATGCAAAAAACGAATTTTTTAGGTGCAACACTTCGTCTAAAGTATATGGCGGGCCACAATGAAAAAAATGAGCCAAAGTTCGCAATCAAAACATACCGTAATGTCAATGGGACGCATACTACAGAAGCATTCGTAGCGGTAGCGAAAGCAATTGCGAGTCTTTCCTCACAGCCACTCGAAGGTATTTTGAAGCAAGAAACTACAGAATTATCGTAA
- a CDS encoding response regulator transcription factor → MYKLLIADDEFEIRNGLSSYFPWEEIGFEIVGVVENGIEALTFISNHHVDVLLTDIRMPELTGIEIAQQLDEQKSPIHVVFLSGYKDFDYAQQAIQYGVKNYITKPTKYSELVTVFTKIKAQLDEKYVTYKTDFNHDKVIETIFNYVNEHYQHASLEGASQLVHLNPVYISKYFKEKTGRNFSDFVVEVKMEKAAIFLKNPDYKIYEISELTGYSNAKNFTRTFRKYFGKTPREYRNEECGLHID, encoded by the coding sequence ATGTATAAATTATTAATTGCTGACGATGAATTTGAAATTCGGAATGGCTTAAGCAGTTATTTTCCATGGGAAGAAATTGGTTTTGAAATAGTTGGTGTTGTTGAGAACGGGATAGAGGCTTTAACTTTTATTTCAAATCATCATGTTGACGTGTTACTTACAGATATACGGATGCCAGAACTAACAGGTATTGAAATTGCGCAACAACTCGATGAACAAAAATCGCCAATACATGTCGTTTTTTTAAGTGGCTATAAAGATTTTGATTATGCACAGCAAGCTATCCAATACGGTGTAAAAAACTATATAACGAAACCGACAAAATACAGTGAGCTTGTGACAGTTTTTACAAAAATTAAAGCACAGCTCGACGAAAAATATGTAACATATAAAACAGACTTTAATCATGATAAGGTCATTGAAACGATATTTAATTATGTGAACGAGCATTATCAACATGCTTCTCTTGAAGGCGCGTCACAGCTTGTTCATTTAAATCCAGTCTACATAAGTAAATATTTCAAGGAAAAAACAGGCCGCAATTTCTCAGATTTTGTCGTCGAAGTCAAAATGGAAAAGGCAGCAATCTTTTTAAAAAATCCTGACTATAAAATTTACGAAATTAGTGAATTGACAGGATATAGCAATGCTAAAAATTTCACTCGTACATTCCGAAAATATTTTGGTAAAACACCTCGTGAATACCGAAACGAGGAGTGTGGTCTTCACATTGACTAA